AAAGCAGAAACTCTCTCTGGCGTGTGCGATGTTTGGTTATTCGCCGAGTGCCATTCCCGACGAAAAATCTATTAAGATTCGCTTTCGCCAATTATCCCGTCTCTACCATCCTGACGCCCGCGGCAGTGAAGAAGAAATGAAGCGTCTGAATGGCGCATTGAAGGTTCTGTTGCAAAATGTTGCAGATTCGTAAATGCACCCATATTTCTTAGACCAAATAGACTTCTTCACCTTGTTAATAAAGGATCGCAATCGATCTCCCTCTCATTTTTTATTAACAGATATTTAACGCAGTAACGAAGTTTATGGCATAATGCGCCTCGAAAATGACACCAGCACAACAAGAAGCCTGGTGAGGAGAAGCAGCATGTTTAATATTGAAGGCACCTGCGATTGGTGCAAGAGACCAAGATTGTTGACACGTCACGATTATCTGGATGGCAAATCCAACCATTCTTGTGAAGAGTGTAACGACATCGCCAAGATTGACGTTCGTCTGTTTAATCTTGGTGAGCAACAAATGCGCGACCGTCAGGCGAGAGCCTGCTAAAACGGGAAATCACGCAAAAGAACGGATTCTTTAAGCACCTTACGAGGTGCTTTTCTTTTACCTACTGTTCTTGAATTACGCAATGTACCCCTGACAACCTTACTGAGCAGCACAGTATACCCCTGTATAAACCTTCACTCGTCGCTGAGAAGTCCATCACAAAACCTCACACTCTTCTAAACGCCAAAGAATGGAAAATATCACATACAAACAATAAGTTAATACACAGCACCCTACCATCAGGCGCGCAATATGTGGCGAAAAAGAGAGCAAGTAGGTTGACGAACAGCATTGGAAAAATTACTGTATAAACATACAGCATGTATATAGGAGCAGTAAAATGCAGATTCAAGGTCAAACTCGTACATACTCACATTTCAATGTTCTGGCACAACCGACTCAGCCAATGAATGCCTCAGCGCCGTTGTTGCAACAATTGGCCGTTTTATCTCAGCTGAATCAATGGATTTTATTTACCTCCGAGTGCCCACGTCCGGATCTTAGCCAGCTCACTGCGTCTAATATTTGCTGTAAAAATGTCATCCAGATGAAACCGTCCCACTCTCTGACTGAAATTGAAATCGTGATGAAAGCGATACGCTCTGGCAATGCTGCCGCGGTTGTCGCGTCTAGCCAGATTGATTTAGTCAACCAATCTCTGCTGCAGGAGATGGCAAAAGAGTTTGGCTGTGAAGTCTTTTTCGTTGAAGGCAGAGCAACTCAGTATCATTAATAAGTTCAACGTTATCCATCCTGCATTTGGCCTTCTTTATGAAGGCTTTTTTAAATTTCGTCAAACCAAGGCAAACGTTTGCTTTTCTTCTGGCGAGTTCAAATAGTTCTGGTATCATGCCCCGGTAATCGATGAATCTGATGGATTTTGTTGTCCGATTCGTTTCCGCATGACGTTTGAAATTATGATAGGAATGTCAAAATGAGCCTCGCTGATCAAGTACTTGCCGTCAATGACGATCTGCCCATCCGTACCGATAAACCCGTTCACAGTGGAAAAGTTCGCTCTGTCTACTGGCTTACTGAGCAAGACAGTGCCCGCCTGATAAAAGAAAAAGGCTATAACGTTGCCCCAGATGCGCCCCTAGCCATCATGGTGATCAGCGATCGTATCTCCGCTTTCGATTGTATTTGGCACGGTGAACACGGGCTCAACGGCGTACCGGGTAAAGGGGCCGCATTGAACGCCATTTCTAATCATTGGTTTAGGCTGTTTAAAGAGAACGGATTGGCCGATAGCCACATTCTTGATATCCCACACCCGTTTGTTTGGATTGTGCAGAAAGCGAAGCCTGTGCGTATTGAAGCCATTTGTCGCAAATACATTACAGGTTCCATGTGGCGCGCATACGAAAAAGGCGAGCGCGAGTTTTGCGGTATTCAATTGCCAGAAGGGTTAGGCAAAGACAAACCTCTGGTCGAACTGCTGATGACACCGTCGACCAAAGGGATTTTAAAAGGAATTCCTGGCGTGCCTGAAGCCGATGATGTGAACATTACCAGACAAAATATTGCCGACAACTTTGCCGCATTTAACTTTTCCAGCGCTGACGACATTGCCACTTACGAGAAGCTGCTGAAAGAAGGTTTTGCGGTGATCAGTGATGCTCTAGCACAAGTAGGACAAATTTTTGTCGATACCAAATTCGAGTTTGGTTATGTGCAAGATGCGCAAGGCAACGAAAAGCTGATTTACATGGACGAAGTGGGCACGCCCGATTCATCGCGGATTTGGGATAGCGAAGCGTATCAAGCGGGTAAAATTGTCGAAAACTCGAAAGAAGGTTTCAGACAGTTTCTGCTTAACTACTTCCCAGACCCTGATATTCTGCTCAACAAAGATCGCATGCCTGAGCGCGAAGCACTGGCTCGTGACAACACGCTGCCAGAAGAGGCTTTACTGGCGGTATCTCGCACCTACATCGGCATCGCAGAAAAAATTACCGGTCAATCAATCACTTTAAGCGAAAATCCAAAACAAGAGATTATTGATATCCTTGCGCGTGATTACGGTCTTATCGATTAAATGAATTCAATATAACAACGTCAGTACCAACAGCCCGCCACCAAGCGGGCTGTTTTTTTATTGCAGCGCTGCGTTTAACTCATGGAAATGGTTTTACCATCGTTGGTAGTAACGCGTTTTGGTCACCAAACTGACAATCCCTTCCATCGACGGCGTATCGAGCGAAAAATAGTCTAGAGGTTCTGCACGCGCGACCACTCGCGTATCCAACATGTAGAGATAGAGTAAATTACCGATTGATTAAAAAATCTAAATGAATGAAACATTTACATGAGACAAACAGAAACGCAGCCAGTGATAAATCATCAAACTGGCTGCGTCTAAAAGCGGCTAATTGGCAGGATTCTAGCTAAAGCCTTTGAGGTGAATGGTAAAAACATCCTGCTCGTAGCAGTTGATCACGCTGTCGCTACGGCTTTGAATAAAATCGATTTGTCTAGGTTCCAACGCGTAAGGCATCACCACGGTAAGCTCATCAATCCCTTCCAGTTTCGCGAGACGAAGCAGAGTTACCAGATTGGATTCATCACTACGACGAGAAGACATCGCTTTTAGTGCTGCATCCCAGAGGCGGTCTTCTGGTTTGGCAAGTTCGGCAATGCTGTCTTTCCACACCGTACTAAACACAGGCGCGAAGGTGGTCATCGCTTCTAAGAATGTCCATTTTTTGTTGCAAGAAGCCCCGAGAAAACTGGTGTAATCAAACTCAACATGCGTTTTTTCATTCTTTTCCATTTTATCCCCCGACAGACTGTCAACACAGCCTATCCACTATTAGACAATTACTTTGATATAGCAATAGGATATAAAACAATCGTCTTTTATGCCCTTATTTTAAGGAAAAAGGAAATATCAAAAGCAAATTCGTAACAATAACAGCACACATTCTGTAACCATGCGCATCTGATTGATTAATATTTCAAGCTAAAAACAAATTACAGACTAGGAAACTAGAAAACTAGAAAACTAGAAAACTAGAAAACTAGAAAACTAGAAAAAGCCTACCACTTGACTAATTTAAACCCGAGGCCAATGCGTGTCTGATTGTGGTCATAGTCAATAAGCGTTTCGCCATAGCCATGATAAGCCTGCAAGTAGAAACCGATTATGTCATTGAAATAAAATGTGTAGCCAACCTCAACACCACCACGATCGTCGTTCCAGTTGTAAAATCCGCGAGTATTGAAAATGCCAGCGGCGCTATAGAACTTCAGCCAGACTTCGTAGGGAGCATAGTAATCTTCGATGTTGCGATTCTCCGACGTATCGCCAACAACCGACCACAAATGCACACCCCACTCTACAGGACCTTCCAGTCGCTCCGCAGCGAAGTAGAGCCGGTCCCAACTGCGTGATAAGTCCCCCGAACGACCATTGGATTCGTGTTTGTAACCCGCTTCCAAGTGATTGAAAAGCAGTAAGTTGCTTTGGTGAGCAATAAACAGTTGTGGTTTGTAATTGGTCTCACGAAACGGGGAAGAGATACTGGAGTTAGCTAACTGCCACAGCGACTTTTGCGTGTAAGAACCGACAATCGCGGTGCTTTTGCTAAAGCGATAGATAGGCACTGCCACGGACAATTGATATTTGACCTCGAAGTTTTGCAGATCTTCTAGATCGGTACCTGCGTATTCTTCTTGATTCACATCGGTGGTGTAGGTGCCGAGCGCGTAGTTGTCTTCGTAGCTCGAGATATTAACTAAGCTTTTGCCACTGGCGAAACAAGGCAGCGCTAAAAGAAACCATAGTGCGTTAAACTTCATATTCATCTTCATTTTTTTAGGCAAATGGCTGCCGTATCAAGAGGATAAGCGGCAAATGTAAACACTCATCGTTTGAGAAAGCAAATTTTATTCCCATTTACCTATGGCTAACGCACATCGACAATACGGCTCGCTTTACGATACTGGACTTTCCAACCTGAAAAGCGCGGCAACTCCCAACGTTTCGGATCTTCTTTGCGATTGCCGCCACAGTGGACCACTTGCACCAGCTTACGCGCCGGGAAATACTCCACCTGCAATTGCAGATCCGATAAGGTCAACGATAATGGATACTGCTGTGCAAAATCGGCGTATTGCCAGTCTGGAATGCCGGCAAAAGGAAAGTCGGCGGCGTCAAACAGCGCCATCTCTTCTAGCGTATTCACCCCCAATGTATCTAACTGCTCGGCAAACCAAACATCAAAACTCACTTCTTTACTGTGAACTGAATTATTGTCATTCAGGCCTAATGCACAAAAAAGTTTCCAATGTTCAATTTGTTGGTGGCGCTCGGTATAAAATCCGTCCAACAGTTGACCCGACTTCACCTGCGCGACAATCGCTTGAATCGCACTTTCACCTTGCGGCTGCACCAGCTTACTGGCGACAACGCGTCCGGCGAATATTCGCTCCATCAACACTTGGCCTTGCTCGCTCTGTAAGCGGCTTTCGGCCTGACGCCACTCCCCTAGATCGAGCTCATCAACCAAGGTTAGCGCCACGGGCATCATTACCGAAGCGAGATTGAGCGTCTGCTTAACGCCTCGACCAGGCAGAGAGTGGCTATCTAGCACCACCGCCGCTTGCGCCTTGTCCGCAAAGCGGCTCTGTTTGCCCACCAGCATCTCCATCTGGCCGTTACCAAGCGCCTCCTGCCTTTTGGCGCGGCGAACAAACAGCAGCTCCGGGTGTAACGTGGCGATTGCTTTTGCCAGCGCTTCCCGATGATAGCGCGACGCCACCTCCAGTTCTGGTAGCTCAAACAGCGCGCGCATTTGCTCTGCCAGCCCCATCGCCTCTGTCAGAGCTTGCTCATCGATGTTGACGCCGGGATAGCGTTTGCCACGAACTAGGCCAATCAATAACGTGACATCGCACAAGTTCGGTTCAGCAACATCGAGCTCTTGCGCTTGTTCGCCACCAGCGAGCTGATATAAGTTAGCGGGCACCGAGAGCGCCGCGGCAAGGTCAATCATCGCCTCTTTAAGCGCTTTGCTGGGCATGCGCGTGACAAGGTCGGCGTACAGTGTGTCAATTGGCAGTGGGTTGAGTAGTCTGCCGTGATCTGTCACACGCCCGAGTTGATCGATGGCTTGCATGGTACGCAGTACTTCGCTGGCCTGACCAAGCGATTTTTCCGGCAACGGGTCGAGAAACGGCAACTCAGCCAATTGATAGCCACAACAAGCTGCAGAGAGCATCGGCTCGCTGAGTTCCTCACGTTGCAGTTCAGGTGGTGTAGCAAGTTCCATCGGCGCATGTTCACCAAACAGTCTGACGCAGCGACCGGCCATCACTCGGCCTGCGCGCCCCGCTCGCTGCGCCGCACTGGCTTTGGAGATAGTGCTTAACACCAGTGCAGTTCGTCCGTTGCGTTGCACGTTACGCCGCTCTAAACCGGAATCGATCACGCAGGTGATGTTAGGAATGGTCAGCGAGGTTTCAGCCACATTGGTGGCAAGAACCACTTTTCGCAGCGGCTGGACCGTTAATGCTCGCTGTCTTTCTTCGTCACTCACACTGGCATGCAGCGTCACCACCATGATGTCAGTGAAGGCTCTTAGCGCCTGCGCCACTTGCGCTATCTCTTTTCGCCCGGGCAAAAACACTAAAATATCTTCCCCGCCTCGCGTCAGTTCATTGCCGATGGTCTCAACCACTGAGCGTTCTAGAAATTTCTTCTGCGGCAGTTGCCTGCTCTCTTGCGCCAGATGCTGCACTTCAACCGGAAAGCAGCGCCCGTGAGAGACGATGCGGTGAGCGGCAAGATAGCTGACCAAGCGATCTCCCGCCATGGTCGCCGACGTGACGATCAAACGATGCTCGCCACGCACTTTCAGCATCGCGGTGAGTAAGTCCATATCCCAGCGGCGTTCATGAAATTCGTCAATCAAAACAATATCAAACGATTTTAGACCGTCCTCGGCAAACCAGCGCAGCGCCACGCCCGGTGTGACAAACACAATCGGTGTATTCTTTTCAAAAACCGCTTTGAGTTTTATCGCGTAGCCGACCTGTACACCGAGCGCTGAACCCGACTGCTGCGCTAGGTATTGCGCCAATGACGTGCAGACGATGCGGCGCGGTTCTATCACCAACACCCGGCCATGTTCTGACGCCCACAATGGCAAACGCGTTGACTTTCCTGAGCCGGTTTCTGCCTCTACCACCAAATGAGAATGTAAAATTTTTGTTTCAAATTGTGATTTAACACTATCGATGGGCAGAGCAGTCATAACAAATTCGCCGTGTTTAATTTGGACTCGCATTATAGTCAAACAGGCAGGTAACAACAGGCTTAGCGGCTAACAATTGTGTATTCCAATTGGTATCAATTGTTTTAAAAGGCGTTTCGCCTAGCGTGTAAACAATTTTGCCAACGAATGTTTTGATGTATATCAAGTCCTATTTACAACTAAACAGTGAAGCCGTTATCATTTTCGCCGTTTCCTCAAACCCTACGTTAAGGCACCCAATGAATAACGATAAACGCCCACTTTACATCCCTTTCGCGGGCCCAGCGCTTCTCAGCACGCCACTACTCAACAAAGGAAGCGCATTTTCCAGTGAAGAACGCGTTTCTTTTAACCTTGAAGGTCTGCTTCCAGAAACCACTGAGACCATTCAAGAGCAAGTTGAACGTGCTTACATGCAGTACAAAGCGTTCGAAAGCGACATGGATAAGCACATCTACTTGCGTAACATTCAAGATACCAACGAAACGCTGTTCTACCGTTTGGTACAAAATCACATCACCGAAATGATGCCGATCATCTATACGCCAACGGTTGGTGCGGCATGTGAAAACTTTTCCAATATCTATCGCCGTGGCCGCGGGCTGTTTGTCTCTTACGCCAACCGCGATCGCATCGATGACCTGCTCAACAACGCATCGAACCATAACGTCAAGGTGATCGTTGTTACCGACGGCGAACGTATTCTTGGCTTGGGTGACCAAGGGATCGGCGGGATGGGCATTCCTATCGGAAAACTTTCCCTCTACACCGCCTGTGGCGGCATCAGCCCTGCTTATACGCTACCTATTGTGCTCGATGTGGGTACCAATAACCCACAACGTTTAGCAGATCCAATGTACATGGGGTGGCGTCATCCACGCATTACTGGCCCAGATTACGACGCGTTTATTGATGAGTTCATGCAAGCAGTACATCGCCGCTGGCCAGACGCACTGATCCAGTTTGAAGATTTTGCACAGAAAAACGCCATGCCGCTGCTTGAGCGTTACAAAAATCGCGTCTGCTGTTTCAACGATGACATCCAAGGAACCGCTGCAGTGACGGTCGGTTCCCTACTGGCGGCGTGTAAAGCGGCAGGTAGCAAGTTGTCTGAACAGCGCATTACTTTCTTGGGTGCTGGCTCTGCAGGCTGCGGCATTGCAGAAGCCATCATCGCGCAGATGGTGTCGGAAGGCATTTCGGATGAGCAAGCGCGTTCGCAAGTATTCATGGTCGACCGTTGGGGTCTACTGCAAGAGGGCATGCCAAACCTACTCGATTTTCAGCAGCGTTTGGTGCAAAAGCACGCCGTCACTGGCGAGTGGCAATCGGAAGGAAACGGATTCTCTCTGTTTGATGTGGTGATGAACGCCAAACCGACGGTGCTGATCGGTGTCTCTGGTGCCCCCGGTCTGTTTACCCAAGAGATCATTGAAGAGATGCACAAACACTGTCCGCGTCCAATCATCTTCCCGCTGTCAAACCCGACCAGCCGTGTGGAAGCGATTCCGGCTGATATTATTCGCTGGACCAAAGGTGAAGCGCTGGTGGCAACTGGCAGCCCGTTTGATCCGGTGATTCATGAAGGCAAAACCTACCCGATCGCCCAGTGCAACAACAGCTACATTTTCCCGGGTATTGGCCTTGGCGTTTTGGCGGTTAACGCGCGACGCGTCACTGACGAAATGCTGATGGAATCGAGCCGCGCGCTGGCGACCTGTTCGCCGTTGGCGATTCATGGTCGTGGCGCTCTGCTGCCACCACTGGAAGAGATCCATACGGTATCTAAACGCATCGCCTATGCGGTAGCGAAGAAAGCCATTGAACAAGGCGTCGCGTTGGAGATCGCCGACGATGCGCTGCAAGTGGCCATTGAACAGCATTTCTGGCAACCGGTCTATCGCCGTTACAAACGTACCGCGTTCTAAGCCTCTCCCTTTCAGCCCTCGCATGCGAGGGCTTTTTCTTCACCAATTTGTCGATTTTTACGAGAATAGAGCTTCATTGTCTGCTTTACTTTCCGTTATGATGCGAGTTCTCAATAACTTGGAGTGAAGAGCATTGGATCATCCGCTTTGCCAAACACACGCAAAACGTCGCTGGAAAAAACTGGCGCTGCTGGTGTTTGTGTTGCTGATCCTTTTTGCCGCGGCGGTTATCGCGGTTGACCGCTGGGTCAGCTATCAAGCGAGTGAACGCATCATCACCTCTTACGACCAAGTACGGCCATTCGATGTCGCAGTGGTACTCGGAACCAGCAAATACATCGGCAAGACACTCAACAGCTATTACACCCACCGAATTGAAGCCGCAATTGAGCTCTATCGCTTAGACAAGGTGCAACACTTTTTGCTGAGCGGTGACAACGCCCATCGTTCCTACAACGAACCTTGGACAATGAAGCGTGATTTGCTCAAAGCAGGTGTGCCTGAAACCGCCATTCATCTCGACTATGCCGGTTTTCGCACGCTCGACTCGATTGTGCGGGCAAAAAAGATTTTTGTTACCGAAAACTTTCTCATCATCACGCAACGTTTTCACTGTGAGCGCGCACTTCTTATCGCGAATGCATACCACATTAACGCGCAGTGCCTAGCGGTTGCCGGGCCGGACAATCCATCGCAAACGTGGTCAGTACGCATTCGAGAGATTTTTGCGCGCAGCAAAGCGTTATTAGACCTCTACATTATTGATACTCAACCTCGTTTTCTCGGGCCTCAACAACCAATTCTGCGCAGAACGGACGAAGGGGATGCACCCATGTCTGACTCCATCCCATCAGCCAATGGGTAGGAATCTACTCCTTTTCATTCCAGCACCTCACACTTTGTTGCTATTAAGTTAAAAGCCACCAACATAGATTGCACAACTCTCGTAACATCCAAGTAACACAAGTCAGATATTCGCCTCTGCAACAACCGTCCTTGCCATGCCCAGCACAGTGCTGAGCTCTAGGTCGGTTGACAAAACAACAACACGCTACAGAGGCAGAGCAAAAGGAGCACTCAATGACTGCACTCGTCGTTACTCTAAGAAACTGGTTTTTCACCAGAAACAGCATGATATTTATCGCCAATATTTTGTTGTTTATCACTCTGCTGGAGACGCTACCGTTTGACCCAAAAGTGGTGATCGGTTTAAGCATTCTCACTTTCGTCGCAGTATTGTGGCTGACTGAAGCAATCCACGTCAGTATCACCGCTTTGTTAGTGCCGCTGCTGGCGATTTTCTCCGGCATTTTCGACACGCAAGCTGCGCTAAACAACTTTTCTAACTCGATCATTTTCTTATTTCTAGGCGGTTTCGCTCTCGCAGCGGCACTGCACAAGCAAAAACTTGATCAAGCAATTGCGGATAAAGTGTTGCTGATTGCAGGCGGCAAAATGTCAACAGCGGTATTCATGCTGTTTGGTGTCAGCGCCGGTTTGTCGATGTGGATTTCGAACACCGCCACCACCGCAATGATGTTGCCACTGGTTTTGGGCGTGATGAGCAAACTTGACCGCGAAAAAAACCATAACACCTACCTGTTTGTGCTGCTTGGTATTGCTTACTGCGCGTCGATTGGCGGGATCGCCACCATCGTCGGTAGCCCACCTAATGCCATCGCGGCAGCAGAAGTTGGCCTCGATTTCACAGGCTGGATGAAGCTCGGTATGCCGATCACCTTCTTGCTATTGCCAATCGCGCTAATCGTTCTCTACAGCATGACCAAGCCGAACCTCAAGCATTCGTTTGAACTTGACCACCAACCGGTTGAGTGGACCAACGGCAAGCTCATCACACTGGCCATCTTCTTAGTCACGGTGACTCTGTGGATCTTCTCTAAACCGATCAACAGTATGCTGGGCGGCTTTAAGAGCTTTGATACGCTAGTTGCCATCGGCGCCATCTTAGCGCTGGGCGTTTCTCGTGCGGTTGAATGGAAAGACATCGAAAAAACCACCGATTGGGGCGTTCTGATCCTATTTGGCGGCGGTATCTGCTTGAGTAATGTACTGAAAGCAACCGGCACCAGCGTCTTCCTCGCTCAAGGCCTCAGTGCTTTCCTTGACCAAGCGGGGATGTTGCTGAGTATCTTGGCAGTGGTGACTTTCGTGGTGTTCTTAACCGAGTTTGCCAGTAACACCGCTAGTGCGGCGCTGCTTGTTCCTGTGTTTGCCACCATTGCAGAAGCGCTGGGCATTTCACCAGTGATTCTTTCCGCGCTGATTGCGATTTCGGCTTCCTGTGCATTCATGCTGCCCGTGGCGACGCCACCCAATGCAATTGTGTTTGCCACCGGGCACATTAAGCAAAGTGAAATG
The Vibrio navarrensis DNA segment above includes these coding regions:
- a CDS encoding SulA-like leucine-rich domain-containing protein — its product is MQIQGQTRTYSHFNVLAQPTQPMNASAPLLQQLAVLSQLNQWILFTSECPRPDLSQLTASNICCKNVIQMKPSHSLTEIEIVMKAIRSGNAAAVVASSQIDLVNQSLLQEMAKEFGCEVFFVEGRATQYH
- a CDS encoding phosphoribosylaminoimidazolesuccinocarboxamide synthase; translation: MSLADQVLAVNDDLPIRTDKPVHSGKVRSVYWLTEQDSARLIKEKGYNVAPDAPLAIMVISDRISAFDCIWHGEHGLNGVPGKGAALNAISNHWFRLFKENGLADSHILDIPHPFVWIVQKAKPVRIEAICRKYITGSMWRAYEKGEREFCGIQLPEGLGKDKPLVELLMTPSTKGILKGIPGVPEADDVNITRQNIADNFAAFNFSSADDIATYEKLLKEGFAVISDALAQVGQIFVDTKFEFGYVQDAQGNEKLIYMDEVGTPDSSRIWDSEAYQAGKIVENSKEGFRQFLLNYFPDPDILLNKDRMPEREALARDNTLPEEALLAVSRTYIGIAEKITGQSITLSENPKQEIIDILARDYGLID
- a CDS encoding phospholipase A; its protein translation is MKFNALWFLLALPCFASGKSLVNISSYEDNYALGTYTTDVNQEEYAGTDLEDLQNFEVKYQLSVAVPIYRFSKSTAIVGSYTQKSLWQLANSSISSPFRETNYKPQLFIAHQSNLLLFNHLEAGYKHESNGRSGDLSRSWDRLYFAAERLEGPVEWGVHLWSVVGDTSENRNIEDYYAPYEVWLKFYSAAGIFNTRGFYNWNDDRGGVEVGYTFYFNDIIGFYLQAYHGYGETLIDYDHNQTRIGLGFKLVKW
- a CDS encoding helicase-related protein, giving the protein MTALPIDSVKSQFETKILHSHLVVEAETGSGKSTRLPLWASEHGRVLVIEPRRIVCTSLAQYLAQQSGSALGVQVGYAIKLKAVFEKNTPIVFVTPGVALRWFAEDGLKSFDIVLIDEFHERRWDMDLLTAMLKVRGEHRLIVTSATMAGDRLVSYLAAHRIVSHGRCFPVEVQHLAQESRQLPQKKFLERSVVETIGNELTRGGEDILVFLPGRKEIAQVAQALRAFTDIMVVTLHASVSDEERQRALTVQPLRKVVLATNVAETSLTIPNITCVIDSGLERRNVQRNGRTALVLSTISKASAAQRAGRAGRVMAGRCVRLFGEHAPMELATPPELQREELSEPMLSAACCGYQLAELPFLDPLPEKSLGQASEVLRTMQAIDQLGRVTDHGRLLNPLPIDTLYADLVTRMPSKALKEAMIDLAAALSVPANLYQLAGGEQAQELDVAEPNLCDVTLLIGLVRGKRYPGVNIDEQALTEAMGLAEQMRALFELPELEVASRYHREALAKAIATLHPELLFVRRAKRQEALGNGQMEMLVGKQSRFADKAQAAVVLDSHSLPGRGVKQTLNLASVMMPVALTLVDELDLGEWRQAESRLQSEQGQVLMERIFAGRVVASKLVQPQGESAIQAIVAQVKSGQLLDGFYTERHQQIEHWKLFCALGLNDNNSVHSKEVSFDVWFAEQLDTLGVNTLEEMALFDAADFPFAGIPDWQYADFAQQYPLSLTLSDLQLQVEYFPARKLVQVVHCGGNRKEDPKRWELPRFSGWKVQYRKASRIVDVR
- a CDS encoding NAD-dependent malic enzyme, whose translation is MNNDKRPLYIPFAGPALLSTPLLNKGSAFSSEERVSFNLEGLLPETTETIQEQVERAYMQYKAFESDMDKHIYLRNIQDTNETLFYRLVQNHITEMMPIIYTPTVGAACENFSNIYRRGRGLFVSYANRDRIDDLLNNASNHNVKVIVVTDGERILGLGDQGIGGMGIPIGKLSLYTACGGISPAYTLPIVLDVGTNNPQRLADPMYMGWRHPRITGPDYDAFIDEFMQAVHRRWPDALIQFEDFAQKNAMPLLERYKNRVCCFNDDIQGTAAVTVGSLLAACKAAGSKLSEQRITFLGAGSAGCGIAEAIIAQMVSEGISDEQARSQVFMVDRWGLLQEGMPNLLDFQQRLVQKHAVTGEWQSEGNGFSLFDVVMNAKPTVLIGVSGAPGLFTQEIIEEMHKHCPRPIIFPLSNPTSRVEAIPADIIRWTKGEALVATGSPFDPVIHEGKTYPIAQCNNSYIFPGIGLGVLAVNARRVTDEMLMESSRALATCSPLAIHGRGALLPPLEEIHTVSKRIAYAVAKKAIEQGVALEIADDALQVAIEQHFWQPVYRRYKRTAF
- a CDS encoding SanA/YdcF family protein, which encodes MDHPLCQTHAKRRWKKLALLVFVLLILFAAAVIAVDRWVSYQASERIITSYDQVRPFDVAVVLGTSKYIGKTLNSYYTHRIEAAIELYRLDKVQHFLLSGDNAHRSYNEPWTMKRDLLKAGVPETAIHLDYAGFRTLDSIVRAKKIFVTENFLIITQRFHCERALLIANAYHINAQCLAVAGPDNPSQTWSVRIREIFARSKALLDLYIIDTQPRFLGPQQPILRRTDEGDAPMSDSIPSANG
- a CDS encoding SLC13 family permease: MTALVVTLRNWFFTRNSMIFIANILLFITLLETLPFDPKVVIGLSILTFVAVLWLTEAIHVSITALLVPLLAIFSGIFDTQAALNNFSNSIIFLFLGGFALAAALHKQKLDQAIADKVLLIAGGKMSTAVFMLFGVSAGLSMWISNTATTAMMLPLVLGVMSKLDREKNHNTYLFVLLGIAYCASIGGIATIVGSPPNAIAAAEVGLDFTGWMKLGMPITFLLLPIALIVLYSMTKPNLKHSFELDHQPVEWTNGKLITLAIFLVTVTLWIFSKPINSMLGGFKSFDTLVAIGAILALGVSRAVEWKDIEKTTDWGVLILFGGGICLSNVLKATGTSVFLAQGLSAFLDQAGMLLSILAVVTFVVFLTEFASNTASAALLVPVFATIAEALGISPVILSALIAISASCAFMLPVATPPNAIVFATGHIKQSEMMRIGMVLNIACIAALTLFAAIFW